One Desulforhopalus sp. DNA segment encodes these proteins:
- the phnH gene encoding phosphonate C-P lyase system protein PhnH — MESNSIIRDHITFRTFLAAMSHPGKVYRLPEFANEETAVVELLRCLLDNEVGVAVIGDSALETDLVRHTACRVVPCQEADFIIIGNFADTADLTACKTGSLEYPDSGATILYLVDGLSEGDGGIFLTGPGIAGKISLRISGLAAGELARLRDLNSAFPLGVDAMFFVRRRNGRIACIPRSSQIGVY, encoded by the coding sequence ATGGAATCAAACAGCATCATCCGCGATCATATCACCTTTAGGACCTTCCTTGCCGCCATGAGTCATCCCGGCAAGGTTTACCGTCTCCCGGAATTCGCCAACGAAGAGACCGCCGTCGTCGAGCTTCTTCGTTGCCTCCTCGACAATGAGGTGGGGGTCGCGGTTATCGGTGATTCGGCCCTGGAAACCGACCTTGTTCGTCACACCGCCTGCAGAGTAGTGCCATGCCAGGAAGCCGATTTTATTATCATCGGCAATTTTGCCGACACTGCGGATTTGACCGCCTGCAAAACCGGCAGTTTGGAATACCCGGATAGTGGAGCAACCATTCTCTATCTGGTTGATGGGCTTTCCGAGGGCGACGGCGGGATTTTTTTAACGGGTCCGGGAATCGCCGGCAAAATTTCACTGCGGATAAGCGGGCTCGCTGCCGGCGAATTAGCCCGGCTGCGCGATCTGAACAGTGCTTTTCCCCTCGGCGTCGATGCCATGTTTTTTGTCCGGCGGCGGAATGGACGAATTGCCTGCATCCCCCGCTCGTCGCAGATAGGAGTCTATTGA